The following proteins are encoded in a genomic region of Reichenbachiella sp.:
- a CDS encoding protein-disulfide reductase DsbD family protein has product MKKVIAIFFILLSAQSWAQILQPAKWSLEVSNPDAKAGEEVDLIFNVKIDKDWYLYSTDFDPDLGPMVTEFEFIPHESYAIVDSLAPVGAKKKYDELWEGEYTYFREKGKFVARVKILSENPEIKGSYAYQVCTDVDGKCIPFDDEFSFGELLGAKAAATKGAPAEEKSEVKESESKETKEGVLDQRGVNDPYSLWAFMIAAFLAGIAAIFTPCVFPMIPMTVSFFTGKKKGLGVLYGLSIIIIYTLIGSLLAPFMGPETANELATNWVPNVIFFAVFVIFALSFLGLFEITLPSKFVNNVDKQADKGGFIGVFFMAFTLVLVSFSCTGPLVGTILVESAGGLILKPILGMFAFSMAFALPFTVFALFPSLMNNMPKSGGWLNSVKVVLGFLELAFAFKFLSIADQAYHWNLLDREIYLAIWIVIFTLMGFYLLGKIELPHDSKTEKTSVGGLMLAIITFSFVVYLIPGMFGAPLKALSGYLPPQTTLDFDLTSSRGANANVESTICEAPKYADFLHLPHGIQGYFDYEQALACAKEQNKPLFIDFTGHGCVNCREMEARVWSDSQVLKRLKEDFVVVALYVDDKTELPELQWFKSEYDGKMKKSIGKQNADFQITRFNNNAQPYYVILDTNGELIPPIKAYDLEIANFVTFLDEAKAEFEKRQ; this is encoded by the coding sequence ATGAAAAAGGTAATCGCAATTTTTTTTATACTCCTAAGTGCCCAATCCTGGGCGCAAATATTACAACCAGCCAAGTGGTCTCTTGAGGTTTCTAATCCAGATGCAAAAGCTGGAGAAGAAGTCGATTTGATCTTCAATGTGAAGATCGACAAGGACTGGTATTTGTATTCCACAGATTTCGATCCTGATCTTGGTCCTATGGTGACCGAGTTCGAATTTATCCCACACGAGAGTTATGCCATAGTCGATTCTTTGGCTCCCGTAGGAGCAAAGAAAAAATATGATGAACTCTGGGAAGGCGAATACACCTACTTCCGTGAAAAGGGAAAATTTGTAGCGCGAGTAAAAATCCTATCTGAAAATCCTGAAATCAAAGGATCCTACGCCTATCAGGTGTGTACCGATGTGGATGGCAAGTGTATCCCGTTCGATGACGAGTTTAGTTTTGGAGAATTGCTGGGTGCGAAAGCGGCAGCTACAAAGGGGGCTCCTGCAGAAGAAAAGAGTGAAGTAAAAGAATCCGAAAGCAAAGAAACTAAGGAAGGTGTACTAGACCAGCGTGGAGTGAATGACCCGTATAGTCTTTGGGCATTTATGATTGCTGCATTTTTGGCGGGTATCGCCGCTATATTCACACCTTGCGTATTTCCTATGATACCTATGACGGTGAGCTTCTTCACCGGAAAGAAAAAAGGATTGGGCGTGCTTTATGGCTTGTCGATTATCATCATTTATACATTGATCGGCTCTTTGCTGGCGCCATTTATGGGGCCTGAAACGGCCAACGAACTCGCCACCAACTGGGTTCCAAACGTCATCTTTTTTGCAGTATTTGTCATTTTCGCCTTGTCCTTTTTGGGGCTCTTCGAAATCACCCTACCTAGCAAGTTTGTCAACAATGTGGACAAGCAAGCGGACAAGGGTGGATTTATCGGCGTGTTCTTTATGGCCTTCACGTTGGTGCTGGTTTCATTTTCTTGCACTGGGCCGCTGGTAGGTACGATTCTGGTAGAGTCTGCTGGAGGACTGATCCTCAAGCCTATCCTGGGCATGTTTGCTTTCTCCATGGCCTTTGCCTTGCCATTTACGGTATTTGCGCTGTTTCCTAGTTTGATGAACAATATGCCGAAGTCGGGCGGTTGGCTCAATAGCGTGAAAGTGGTGCTGGGATTTTTGGAATTGGCTTTCGCCTTCAAATTCTTAAGTATTGCCGATCAGGCCTATCATTGGAATCTTTTGGATAGAGAAATTTATCTCGCGATCTGGATCGTGATTTTCACTCTTATGGGCTTTTACCTTTTGGGTAAAATCGAATTGCCACATGATAGCAAAACCGAAAAGACTTCCGTAGGTGGGCTGATGTTGGCGATCATCACCTTCTCGTTCGTGGTGTATCTGATTCCAGGAATGTTTGGTGCACCGCTCAAAGCACTTTCTGGATACTTACCACCACAGACCACCTTAGATTTTGATTTGACCTCATCGAGGGGTGCAAACGCTAATGTGGAAAGCACCATTTGCGAAGCGCCTAAATATGCTGACTTCTTGCATTTGCCGCATGGCATTCAAGGGTACTTCGATTATGAGCAGGCATTGGCTTGCGCCAAAGAACAAAACAAACCGCTTTTTATCGACTTTACCGGACACGGTTGTGTGAATTGCCGTGAAATGGAAGCACGTGTATGGTCCGACTCGCAGGTGTTGAAACGACTCAAAGAAGATTTTGTGGTAGTTGCGTTATATGTGGATGACAAGACAGAGCTGCCCGAATTGCAATGGTTTAAGTCTGAATATGATGGCAAAATGAAAAAATCAATCGGAAAGCAAAACGCTGATTTTCAAATCACAAGATTCAATAATAACGCCCAACCTTACTACGTCATTCTAGATACAAATGGCGAACTGATACCACCAATCAAGGCTTATGATCTAGAAATTGCTAATTTTGTGACGTTTTTGGATGAAGCCAAAGCGGAATTTGAAAAAAGACAGTAA
- a CDS encoding FecR family protein, whose translation MNDQKFFDRCAQKLSGAFTSEEESKFYDYLENNPDQKNAFHDFEKQWETSGKLKLKYEADPQLAWEKFSELKSDDQPTTVRWIHFATRLAAMILLTVGLGFLIREFGKNEPYHYATFEGETKWVVLPDSSRIKLNESTLLTVASDFNMEERNVSLKGEAFFEISRDESKPFIIQTEGAKTQVLGTSFNIRAIEEEDNVEIYVVSGKVSFSAKDSELILTQGMAANFDKSNDLLALEENQANALAWHVNSLEFKDAPLDKVFADLENYFDVEIVIANNKIKNCRFTGEFKKPKLKEILKVIAISIGITHTENNNSYTIQGEGCSPQP comes from the coding sequence ATGAATGATCAGAAATTTTTCGACCGCTGTGCCCAGAAACTATCTGGAGCCTTTACATCTGAAGAAGAATCGAAGTTTTACGATTACCTGGAGAACAATCCAGATCAAAAGAACGCTTTTCATGATTTTGAAAAGCAATGGGAGACAAGTGGTAAGCTTAAGCTTAAATATGAAGCTGACCCGCAGCTAGCATGGGAGAAGTTTTCCGAACTTAAATCTGACGACCAGCCTACCACCGTACGGTGGATTCATTTTGCCACCCGTCTGGCAGCTATGATTTTGCTGACTGTTGGTTTAGGGTTCTTAATTCGTGAATTCGGAAAAAATGAACCCTATCACTACGCAACTTTTGAGGGCGAAACTAAATGGGTTGTATTACCAGATAGTAGTAGAATCAAATTGAATGAATCTACACTACTTACAGTTGCTTCTGATTTTAACATGGAAGAAAGGAATGTTTCTCTAAAGGGAGAAGCTTTTTTTGAAATTTCCAGAGATGAATCCAAACCGTTTATCATTCAGACCGAAGGAGCCAAAACACAGGTGTTGGGAACTTCTTTCAATATTCGAGCTATCGAAGAGGAGGATAATGTTGAAATATATGTGGTAAGCGGGAAAGTTTCTTTTTCAGCCAAAGATTCAGAACTCATTCTTACTCAAGGAATGGCGGCAAATTTTGATAAATCCAACGATCTACTGGCGCTTGAAGAAAATCAAGCCAATGCATTGGCCTGGCACGTCAATTCTCTCGAATTCAAGGACGCTCCATTGGACAAGGTCTTTGCCGATCTCGAGAATTATTTTGACGTTGAAATAGTCATTGCCAATAACAAAATAAAAAACTGCCGCTTCACGGGCGAATTCAAAAAGCCGAAACTAAAAGAAATATTGAAGGTGATAGCCATTTCTATCGGTATTACTCACACCGAAAACAATAATAGCTATACCATTCAAGGAGAGGGTTGCTCTCCACAACCATAG
- a CDS encoding type III polyketide synthase — protein MGAYITAIGTANPANRYSQEDLAQFMCDHLTEDANQHKKVKVLYRATGIKHRYSVLDDYKKQPGTFTFYSNEENLSPFPSTQKRMNIYRQEALPLAISAITDCLDNNHQLSEFTHLITVSCTGMYAPGLDVDLIKALNLASDIRRNSLNFMGCYAAMNAINLSKEICDNSPEAKVLIVSVELCSLHLQKEQTEDNLLAHSLFADGAAAVVVSGQLQKNKPALEVMHSASQLFISGQNDMAWQIGDFGFEMALTSYVPKIIEGGIQKLTSDLLAKNNLALTDIDAYAIHPGGKKILEAIENQLGITKTQNHQAYEILKNHGNMSSPTVLFVLNQVWSPLKSQPNKKILSFAFGPGLTLESLLFKTV, from the coding sequence ATGGGCGCTTACATCACAGCTATAGGAACAGCCAATCCGGCCAATCGTTACTCTCAAGAGGATCTCGCACAGTTTATGTGCGACCATTTGACTGAAGACGCTAACCAACATAAAAAAGTTAAAGTCTTATACCGGGCTACTGGTATTAAACACCGGTATTCTGTACTAGATGATTACAAAAAACAACCAGGTACATTCACCTTCTATTCTAATGAGGAAAATCTAAGTCCATTCCCAAGCACGCAGAAACGCATGAATATCTACCGACAAGAAGCGCTGCCACTGGCTATTTCGGCCATCACGGACTGTTTGGACAACAATCATCAATTGTCAGAATTTACTCACTTAATTACTGTAAGCTGCACCGGTATGTACGCACCAGGCTTAGATGTTGATCTAATCAAAGCACTCAATCTAGCCTCAGACATTAGAAGAAATAGCCTCAACTTTATGGGTTGCTATGCAGCCATGAATGCGATTAATCTATCCAAAGAAATTTGTGACAATAGCCCAGAAGCCAAGGTTTTGATCGTAAGTGTTGAGCTTTGCAGTTTACATCTCCAAAAAGAACAAACTGAGGACAATCTTCTCGCTCACTCACTATTCGCGGATGGTGCGGCTGCTGTGGTTGTTTCAGGTCAACTTCAAAAAAATAAACCAGCACTTGAAGTTATGCATTCAGCCAGTCAACTTTTTATAAGCGGCCAAAATGATATGGCATGGCAAATTGGAGACTTTGGTTTTGAAATGGCGTTGACCTCCTACGTGCCAAAAATTATCGAGGGTGGAATCCAAAAGCTTACCTCTGATTTGTTAGCTAAGAACAATTTAGCGCTGACTGACATAGATGCATATGCTATTCACCCTGGCGGCAAGAAAATACTAGAAGCCATAGAAAACCAATTGGGAATTACTAAAACACAGAACCATCAGGCTTATGAAATTTTGAAAAATCATGGTAATATGTCTTCACCAACTGTTCTATTTGTACTCAATCAAGTTTGGTCGCCACTAAAATCCCAGCCTAATAAAAAAATTCTCTCCTTTGCATTCGGGCCAGGCCTCACCCTTGAAAGTCTATTGTTCAAAACCGTTTAA
- a CDS encoding UbiA family prenyltransferase: MTKSTFLHLRFPFSFFLLPVFVFGVAIAQPEDWTRIALVFFILHFLLYPASNGYNSYFDQDEGSIGGLEHPPEATKNLYGWSLILDLLALGLGLLIDWRFSGLLLIYGLVSKAYSHPLIRLKKRPILGWLAVGVFQGYFTFLMTVFGVSTYHIDLFDWQWQLPALLSSMLLLGSYPMTQIYQHKEDEERGDITISLKLGILGTFYFTGAFFFISTLGFIYYFTETHSPQTGLLFIILMLPVVGYFFYWFLIVRKDANKADFRHTMRLNLVSALMLNLFFLIFALNL, translated from the coding sequence ATGACCAAATCCACATTTTTACACCTTCGTTTTCCATTTTCTTTTTTTCTGTTACCTGTTTTCGTTTTCGGAGTAGCAATAGCTCAGCCGGAGGATTGGACCCGAATAGCGTTGGTGTTTTTTATTCTTCATTTTCTGCTATATCCTGCGAGTAATGGATACAATTCCTACTTCGATCAAGATGAGGGAAGTATTGGTGGATTGGAGCACCCACCGGAAGCAACGAAGAACTTATATGGTTGGTCGCTGATTTTGGATTTGCTGGCGCTAGGACTTGGACTATTAATTGATTGGAGGTTTAGTGGTTTGCTTTTAATCTATGGGCTGGTATCCAAAGCTTATAGTCATCCTTTAATTAGACTCAAGAAGCGACCAATTCTGGGATGGCTGGCAGTAGGTGTTTTTCAGGGTTATTTTACATTTCTCATGACGGTTTTCGGAGTTTCTACTTATCACATTGATCTATTTGATTGGCAATGGCAACTTCCTGCGCTGTTGAGTTCGATGTTACTTCTGGGTAGTTATCCTATGACGCAGATCTATCAGCACAAGGAGGATGAAGAACGAGGAGACATTACCATAAGTTTGAAGCTCGGCATCTTAGGAACCTTCTATTTTACAGGCGCATTCTTTTTTATTTCAACTTTAGGATTTATTTACTATTTCACGGAAACCCATTCGCCCCAGACTGGTCTTTTGTTTATCATTCTTATGCTTCCAGTAGTAGGTTATTTCTTTTATTGGTTTTTAATAGTGCGAAAAGATGCCAACAAAGCAGATTTTAGACATACCATGCGATTAAACTTGGTGTCTGCTTTGATGTTGAATCTGTTTTTCTTGATTTTTGCCTTGAATCTTTAA
- a CDS encoding RNA polymerase sigma-70 factor: MPTIPIQNNLDQNFKDLYFEFYEAALRTAMYVLKRQDAAEDVVQNVFLKLWDKRGQLDQLNNPKAYIMQMARNGALDVVKKGDYLGEEFIPLEFEEDLADTNIEHDDMRKAIEQAVGQLSPKCRLVFSLSRFEGLTNPEIAEHLDVSIRTVETQISNALKSFRTDLRHYFIEFLGWGLLVGSQWIDKGSELFL, from the coding sequence ATGCCTACCATACCCATTCAAAACAATCTGGACCAAAACTTCAAAGACTTATATTTTGAGTTTTATGAAGCTGCCCTGCGTACGGCTATGTATGTGCTGAAACGACAGGATGCAGCGGAAGACGTCGTTCAGAATGTTTTTCTCAAACTTTGGGACAAACGAGGGCAATTGGACCAACTCAACAATCCAAAAGCTTACATCATGCAGATGGCCAGGAATGGAGCCCTGGATGTAGTCAAAAAAGGAGATTACTTGGGAGAAGAATTTATCCCGTTAGAGTTTGAGGAAGATTTAGCCGATACCAATATTGAGCACGATGATATGCGTAAAGCCATTGAGCAGGCTGTTGGACAATTGAGCCCTAAGTGCAGATTGGTTTTTTCCCTGAGTCGATTTGAAGGATTAACCAATCCAGAGATAGCGGAGCATTTGGATGTTTCTATCCGAACCGTAGAAACACAAATTTCTAATGCGCTCAAAAGTTTTAGGACAGACTTACGCCATTACTTTATAGAGTTTTTAGGCTGGGGCCTTCTTGTTGGAAGTCAATGGATTGATAAAGGGTCAGAATTATTTTTGTAA
- a CDS encoding methyltransferase domain-containing protein encodes MFDFLKQRSLKEEIMDDFFCQGEVVNQTLRELNQINTYLGGDLLSLNGVKKLILKKPQENYKIVDLGCGGGDTLKLFAKWGKKHNQDLQLVGIDANKYIVDYAQKNCSKYPNISFSAENILREEFKAREFDIAHASLFFHHMQAEEIVELLQQLMRQVRVGLVINDLHRHWVSYLFTKYLITNWSKSEMVKYDSLLSVERSFTREELEKYLKMAGIQDYSLTWRWAYRWELIICK; translated from the coding sequence ATGTTCGACTTTCTCAAACAGCGCTCACTCAAAGAAGAAATCATGGATGATTTTTTCTGCCAAGGAGAGGTAGTCAATCAAACGCTACGAGAACTCAATCAAATCAATACTTACTTAGGTGGAGATCTGCTTTCGCTAAATGGGGTGAAAAAACTAATCCTAAAAAAACCTCAAGAGAATTATAAAATAGTTGATTTAGGATGTGGGGGTGGAGATACACTAAAGCTATTCGCTAAATGGGGCAAGAAACACAACCAAGACCTTCAGCTGGTCGGCATAGATGCGAATAAATACATTGTAGACTACGCACAAAAAAACTGCAGCAAATACCCTAACATTTCATTCAGCGCAGAAAATATTCTGAGGGAAGAGTTCAAAGCTCGTGAGTTTGACATTGCCCATGCCAGCCTATTTTTCCATCACATGCAAGCTGAGGAAATCGTAGAATTACTCCAGCAATTGATGAGACAGGTGCGGGTGGGCCTGGTGATCAACGACCTACATCGTCATTGGGTATCTTATCTATTCACCAAGTACTTAATCACCAATTGGTCTAAGTCAGAAATGGTGAAATACGATTCTTTGTTGTCCGTTGAACGATCCTTTACCAGAGAAGAATTAGAAAAATATTTGAAAATGGCCGGGATCCAAGACTACTCCCTCACCTGGCGCTGGGCCTATCGTTGGGAGTTGATTATTTGTAAGTGA
- a CDS encoding peptidoglycan DD-metalloendopeptidase family protein, whose amino-acid sequence MKKWGWSLVLLAGIVPATIYFAFLYQPIPEDELVEVPVVEDTVQAYIPKKYYGIIVDSLLIEEGKIRRNQNLADILKPYNVPYEKIHKVAHDSKKVFDVRKFVSGKPYSMLYKGDSLKEATHFIYRPNAIDYVVIDFQDSVKMYQASKQIELKETEMVGEINTSLYVDMLEAGGNADLVNKLVDVFAWQVDFFGIQKGDNYKMIYDEQYVDDELVGIGEIKAAYFQHVGDSYYGFRFEQDSVGTDYFDQHGQSLRREFLKAPLSFTRISSRYTGRRYHPVQKRYKAHLGTDYAAPVGTPIRAVADGKIIAAKYHRFNGNFVKIQHNGNIATQYLHMSKIASGIKYGQKVKRGQTIGFVGSTGLASGPHLCYRFWKNGVQVDALKVDLPPSEPILPENMATFDSVRLVWQQRLDQMYLPVEAADSVVYASVSR is encoded by the coding sequence TTGAAGAAGTGGGGTTGGAGTTTGGTATTGTTGGCAGGGATCGTACCAGCGACTATTTATTTTGCCTTTTTGTATCAACCCATTCCTGAAGATGAGTTGGTAGAAGTGCCTGTGGTGGAGGATACCGTACAGGCTTATATTCCTAAAAAATATTATGGAATTATCGTCGATTCTTTGCTGATTGAAGAAGGCAAGATTAGGCGAAATCAAAATCTGGCTGATATTCTGAAGCCATACAATGTGCCCTATGAAAAGATTCATAAAGTAGCGCATGATTCTAAGAAGGTATTTGATGTAAGGAAATTTGTGTCTGGCAAGCCGTATTCGATGCTTTACAAGGGAGACAGTTTGAAAGAAGCGACACACTTCATCTACAGACCAAACGCGATCGATTATGTGGTGATTGATTTTCAGGATTCTGTAAAGATGTATCAGGCCAGTAAGCAAATCGAATTGAAAGAAACAGAGATGGTAGGTGAGATCAACACTTCGCTATATGTGGATATGCTCGAAGCTGGAGGTAACGCTGATTTGGTAAACAAACTGGTGGATGTATTTGCCTGGCAGGTGGATTTCTTTGGGATTCAAAAAGGAGACAACTACAAGATGATCTACGACGAACAATACGTGGATGATGAGTTGGTAGGTATTGGCGAAATCAAGGCGGCATATTTTCAGCATGTGGGTGATTCGTATTACGGTTTCCGATTTGAGCAAGACAGTGTAGGAACCGACTATTTCGATCAGCACGGTCAAAGTCTCCGTCGTGAATTTTTGAAAGCACCATTGAGCTTCACCAGAATTAGCTCCAGATATACCGGTCGCCGTTATCATCCGGTGCAAAAGAGATATAAAGCACACTTAGGCACCGACTATGCAGCGCCAGTAGGCACGCCGATCAGAGCAGTAGCCGATGGCAAAATCATTGCTGCCAAATACCACAGGTTTAATGGCAACTTCGTCAAGATTCAGCACAACGGAAATATTGCGACCCAATATCTACACATGTCGAAGATCGCCAGTGGTATCAAATACGGTCAGAAAGTAAAACGTGGACAAACGATCGGATTCGTAGGATCAACAGGTTTGGCTAGTGGCCCACACTTGTGCTATAGGTTTTGGAAAAATGGCGTGCAAGTGGATGCGCTCAAGGTGGACTTACCACCATCAGAGCCTATTTTGCCTGAAAATATGGCTACCTTTGATTCAGTAAGACTCGTGTGGCAACAGAGATTGGACCAGATGTATTTGCCTGTCGAAGCAGCCGATAGTGTCGTTTACGCCAGCGTTTCCAGGTAA
- a CDS encoding nitroreductase, which produces MNYDITQISDLIKNRRSIFPKNYSGERVSDEVIAEMLENANWAPTHKMTEPWRFTVFCDEGIEAFANFQAELYLKSAGKKPDKDKIKKLKSKPLMCSHIISIGMKRNKSIPKMEEIAAVAAAVQNMHLTATAHGVGCYWSTGGVTYDKNANSFFDLGEKDLLMGFLYVGMPKKAKWPKGKRKSIDKKVKWVRK; this is translated from the coding sequence ATGAATTACGATATAACTCAAATATCCGATCTGATTAAGAATCGTAGATCCATCTTCCCGAAAAACTATTCTGGAGAAAGGGTGTCTGATGAGGTGATTGCAGAGATGCTCGAAAATGCCAATTGGGCCCCGACCCACAAGATGACTGAGCCGTGGAGATTCACTGTTTTCTGCGATGAGGGTATTGAGGCTTTCGCCAATTTTCAGGCAGAGTTGTATCTGAAGTCTGCTGGCAAGAAGCCAGACAAGGACAAAATCAAAAAACTCAAGTCCAAGCCTTTGATGTGTTCACACATCATTTCTATAGGTATGAAAAGAAACAAATCCATTCCGAAAATGGAAGAGATTGCTGCCGTGGCTGCGGCTGTACAAAACATGCACCTGACCGCCACTGCGCATGGCGTCGGCTGCTATTGGAGTACAGGTGGCGTGACCTACGACAAGAATGCAAATTCTTTCTTTGATCTCGGGGAGAAAGATTTGTTGATGGGCTTTTTATACGTCGGCATGCCCAAAAAAGCTAAGTGGCCCAAGGGCAAAAGAAAGTCCATAGATAAGAAAGTAAAGTGGGTGAGGAAGTAA
- the metK gene encoding methionine adenosyltransferase — MPYLFTSESVSEGHPDKVADQISDALLDHFLAFDNTSKVACETLVTTGLTVLSGEVKTESYIDVQTVARDVINRIGYTKGEYQFDGNSCGVISAIHEQSPDINQGVERASEEEQGAGDQGMMFGYATNETENYMPLALQISHMLLIELAALRRENDAIKYLRPDAKSQVTIEYNDDNKPVRIDAIVVSTQHDDFDEESAMLAKIKEDIVKILIPRVVAQLKPEIQALFNDQIKYHINPTGKFVIGGPHGDTGLTGRKIIVDTYGGKGAHGGGAFSGKDPSKVDRSAAYATRHIAKNMVAAGVADEMLVQVSYAIGVAEPMGIFVNTYGSAKVDMNDGEIAKKISEIFDMKPAALIKRLKLMNPIYSETAAYGHMGRTPEIKKVTFSSPAAADVTQEVETFTWEKLDYVDQVKQVFGI, encoded by the coding sequence ATGCCATATTTATTTACATCGGAATCTGTGTCCGAAGGACACCCAGATAAAGTAGCAGATCAAATTTCTGACGCACTTTTAGACCATTTTCTAGCATTCGATAACACGTCGAAAGTAGCTTGCGAAACCTTGGTAACAACTGGTTTGACTGTATTGAGCGGTGAAGTGAAAACTGAATCTTACATCGATGTACAAACCGTAGCCAGAGATGTGATCAACAGAATTGGATACACCAAAGGGGAGTATCAGTTCGATGGCAATTCTTGTGGTGTGATTTCTGCCATTCATGAGCAATCTCCAGACATCAACCAGGGTGTAGAAAGAGCCAGTGAAGAAGAGCAAGGCGCAGGTGATCAGGGCATGATGTTCGGGTATGCGACGAACGAAACAGAGAATTACATGCCATTGGCCTTGCAAATTTCTCACATGCTTTTGATTGAGTTGGCTGCCTTGAGAAGAGAAAATGATGCCATCAAATATTTGAGACCAGATGCAAAATCTCAGGTGACTATCGAATACAATGATGACAATAAACCGGTAAGAATTGATGCCATTGTGGTATCTACTCAGCACGACGATTTCGACGAGGAGTCTGCGATGCTAGCTAAAATCAAAGAAGACATTGTAAAAATCTTGATTCCAAGAGTTGTTGCTCAATTGAAACCTGAAATTCAGGCGTTGTTTAATGATCAAATCAAATATCATATCAACCCTACTGGAAAATTTGTAATTGGTGGACCACACGGCGATACGGGATTGACAGGTAGAAAAATAATCGTAGATACCTATGGCGGAAAGGGCGCTCACGGCGGTGGAGCATTTTCCGGAAAAGATCCTTCAAAAGTAGATAGATCTGCAGCCTATGCAACCAGACACATTGCTAAAAACATGGTAGCAGCAGGTGTGGCCGACGAGATGTTGGTGCAGGTATCTTACGCTATCGGTGTGGCTGAGCCAATGGGTATTTTTGTGAATACATATGGTTCTGCTAAGGTGGACATGAACGACGGCGAGATTGCTAAGAAAATCTCTGAGATCTTCGACATGAAACCAGCGGCTTTGATCAAAAGATTGAAATTGATGAACCCGATTTATTCGGAAACTGCAGCATACGGCCACATGGGACGAACACCAGAGATCAAAAAAGTGACCTTCTCATCTCCGGCTGCCGCAGACGTGACTCAAGAAGTAGAAACTTTCACCTGGGAGAAACTAGATTACGTAGATCAGGTGAAGCAGGTGTTCGGAATATAA